A genomic segment from Pelobates fuscus isolate aPelFus1 chromosome 7, aPelFus1.pri, whole genome shotgun sequence encodes:
- the CDHR4 gene encoding cadherin-related family member 4, translating into MGFHPSESLLKLCIALLCIMQANGQVSFVGLPDTVTLLQSSTQGTVVYTFPMENCNSTNPTVTMDASPTTNFFNTPSLSIAGLDYNIEITLSSTVALNADVVNQYILTITATCDNETVFNQLFVMIKNDIVEPQCEPKFSSQAGDTVTVYSNIPASSPIYKVVLRQPNNAPVTYSIIQPSPSVFAISTSGSVLSPTSGFTNAAKTYQLQIKVTDSLGNSCNGTLTVEVLPVYQNPINFTVQSTAVTIRENTGPGAYVTTITAQGNNVQYEMISPNSAYYINADTGIIRTTFNLDLERIPSLAFTTLQIRAYDKNLRSSSAIATVNITVLDVNDMAPLCTPAVIVNQVPQSTPISNILATLTCTDPDANSTALSYSVTSNANSLYSFRMQSNNLVVNNTLNYDSAEIASVNFQYSATIVVTDSGTPQLTTNIPVFITVTPVNNYAPQCIGPLTYSVNENAPFGTVVGQLNATDADYKFNNVEFTIEGGQNPPVFYMDPKSGEIHVLGPLDFETRSSYSLRIKVVDLNNDIMPDPVNQKSTYCTITINVQDYNDNPPVCNPPYYSTTIYSTLATTSDILSLQCSDVDPTSTLTYSIVGGNVDNLFLMNGNSIRHNPFSYNPDGVYNPVSFTLLVKVTDSTSSPQFSTTAIVNIDVVPWTTTQPTTTTTTTTPEKKTKIVNETSTYWQPDIWFMVVLTITAALLLLALSLLAWKLATGYPICGNTATEATQPLLQNKSVANVENPVDAAKEQPPPPSKDKKDIAPVSPLSLQFDGRAQDPVTGREYLFNSHTGERRWL; encoded by the exons TAAGTTTTGTGGGTCTCCCGGACACAGTAACCCTATTACAGAGCTCAACTCAAGGAACCGTTGTTTACACATTCCCCATGGAGAACTGCAACAGCACAAACCCTACAGTAACCATGGATGCGAGCCCAACTACCAACTTTTTTAACACACCATCTCTATCCATTGCTGGTTTGGATTACAATATAGAG ATCACCCTGAGCAGCACCGTGGCCCTGAATGCAGATGTCGTCAACCAGTACATTCTGACCATTACAGCAACCTGTGATAACGAAACAGTCTTCAATCAACTGTTTGTGATGATCAAAAACGATATTGTCGAACCTCAGTGTGAACCAAAGTTTTCAAGTCAAG CTGGAGATACAGTGACGGTTTACTCAAACATTCCTGCTTCCAGTCCTATATACAAAGTTGTATTACGGCAGCCCAATAATGCCCCGGTGACG TACAGCATAATACAGCCCAGTCCTTCTGTTTTCGCGATTTCTACCAGTGGAAGTGTTCTTTCGCCAACTTCTGGCTTCACTAATGCAGCCAAA ACGTACCAGCTCCAGATCAAGGTGACAGATTCATTGGGGAACAGTTGCAATGGAACCCTGACCGTGGAAGTGCTTCCTGTGTATCAGAATCCCATCAATTTCAC AGTGCAATCCACAGCAGTAACAATCAGAGAGAATACTGGGCCAGGAGCATATGTGACAACAATAACTGCGCAAGGGAACAATGTTCAATATGAAATGATAAGTCCCAACTCTGCCTATTACATCAATGCAG ATACAGGAATCATTCGTACAACTTTTAACCTGGATCTGGAAAGGATTCCAAGTCTGGCTTTCACTACTCTGCAAATTAGAGCCTATGACAAGAACCTGCGCAGCAGTAGTGCAATAGCCACCGTCAATATCACCGTGCTTGATGTCAATGATATGGCACCCTTATGTACTCCAGCTGTTATTGT GAACCAGGTCCCTCAGAGCACACCTATCAGTAATATTCTTGCGACGTTGACATGTACTGACCCAGATGCGAACAGTACAGCACTTTCCTACAGTGTCACTTCCAACGCCAATTCCCTGTACTCGTTCCGAATGCAATCAAACAATTTAGTG GTTAACAACACCTTGAATTATGACTCTGCAGAAATAGCCAGCGTAAATTTCCAGTATTCAGCCACAATAGTAGTAACAGACAGCGGCACACCTCAGCTCACCA CTAATATTCCAGTATTTATCACTGTCACCCCTGTAAATAATTACGCGCCACAATGCATTGGACCCCTTACCTACTCAGTAAATGAAAATGCTCCATTTGGGACTGTGGTAGGCCAACTGAATGCCACTGATGCGGACTACAAGTTCAACAATGTTGAATTCACTATAGAAGGCGGTCAAAATCCACCCGTTTTCTACATGGACCCCAAAAGTG GAGAGATTCATGTCCTTGGACCTCTGGATTTTGAGACAAGATCCAGTTACTCACTGAGAATTAAAGTGGTGGATCTCAACAACGACATTATGCCTGATCCTGTTAATCAAAAGtctacatactgcaccattaccaTCAATGTACAG gattatAATGATAACCCCCCAGTCTGCAATCCACCATATTACAGCACCACAATTTATTCTACCCTTGCAACAACATCCGATATCTTATCGTTGCAATGCTCTGATGTGGATCCCACCAGCACGTTGACCTATTCCATCGTAGGGG GAAATGTCGACAATCTTTTTTTAATGAACGGAAACAGTATCAGACATAACCCCTTCTCCTATAATCCTGATGGTGTGTACAACCCTGTATCCTTTACACTACTTGTCAAGGTGACCGACAGCACCTCCAGCCCTCAGTTCAGCACCACCGCAATCGTTAATATCGATGTTGTTCCATGGACCACCACACAGCCTACTACTACAACTACCACCACA ACTCCAGAAAAGAAAACCAAGATTGTCAATGAAACATCCACATATTGGCAGCCTGATATTTGGTTTATGGTGGTACTGACAATCACTGCAGCATTGCTTCTGCTTGCCCTTTCATTGTTGGCATGGAAATTGGCTACagg GTACCCGATCTGCGGAAACACCGCAACAGAGGCAACCCAGCCACTTCTACAGAACAA ATCTGTGGCAAATGTAGAGAATCCTGTGGATGCGGCAAAAGAACAGCCTCCACCACCAAGCAAGGATAAGAAGGATATTGCTCCAGTCAGTCCTCTGAGCTTG CAGTTTGATGGCAGAGCTCAGGATCCAG TCACCGGGCGCGAGTACCTGTTTAACAGCCACACTGGAGAGAGACGCTGGCTATGA